One Candidatus Thermoplasmatota archaeon genomic region harbors:
- a CDS encoding 50S ribosome-binding GTPase: MLKNIPKVLSSKELLDLCFRRASKIQIHDRNALYKKKKTIIAGIDSFTTDITSHLERYVKEFPSIEQLPMFYHDILSIKIDINKLKKSLGAVDWARKTCNKIYLKQVKSLRRSLDIDFLVAKQKEIYGRISSVVKQISKDLDVLSKAQAIISGLPEIQDLPTIVIAGYPNVGKSSLLRRLSSAKPEVAQYPFTTKEIHVGHIEKKERHVTKKYQVIDTPGLLDRPLSKRNNIEKQAIAALSNLADLIVFILDASETCGYSLEDQKSLLSKVKKMFNNAPMIIVENKADIKKTGLGDISLSCETGGGIDCLLEKIFHILDGK, translated from the coding sequence ATGCTCAAAAATATACCTAAAGTGCTGAGTTCAAAAGAGTTACTGGATTTATGTTTTAGGAGAGCCAGTAAAATACAAATACATGATAGAAACGCGCTATACAAGAAAAAAAAGACAATAATCGCTGGAATTGACTCATTTACGACAGACATCACCTCGCATCTAGAGAGATATGTGAAAGAGTTTCCTTCAATCGAACAACTACCAATGTTCTACCATGATATATTATCTATAAAAATTGATATTAACAAGCTAAAAAAATCCCTTGGTGCTGTTGATTGGGCTAGAAAAACCTGTAACAAAATTTACCTGAAACAGGTTAAATCTCTTAGGAGATCTTTAGACATTGATTTTTTGGTAGCTAAACAAAAAGAGATCTATGGTAGGATATCATCTGTTGTAAAACAAATAAGCAAAGACCTAGATGTGCTTTCGAAGGCGCAGGCGATTATAAGCGGTTTACCAGAGATACAGGATTTACCAACGATTGTTATAGCAGGTTACCCTAATGTAGGCAAGTCTTCTTTGCTTAGGCGTCTTTCTTCTGCTAAACCAGAGGTTGCCCAGTACCCATTTACAACAAAGGAGATACATGTCGGCCATATAGAAAAAAAAGAGAGGCATGTAACAAAAAAATATCAGGTTATTGATACACCTGGTCTTTTAGATAGGCCATTATCCAAGAGGAATAATATAGAGAAGCAGGCGATCGCGGCTTTATCAAATCTTGCTGACCTTATAGTATTTATTTTAGATGCATCTGAGACTTGTGGTTATTCTTTAGAAGACCAGAAAAGTTTGTTGTCGAAGGTTAAAAAAATGTTTAACAACGCGCCTATGATAATAGTTGAAAACAAGGCTGATATCAAAAAAACCGGTTTGGGTGATATCTCTTTATCCTGTGAAACCGGTGGAGGAATAGATTGTCTTTTAGAAAAGATATTCCATATTTTAGATGGAAAGTAA
- a CDS encoding DUF120 domain-containing protein, whose amino-acid sequence MKPYILQTLKELALLGATRNKIEVSSLELAKQLKTSQQTASRYLLELDHSGLITREFGVKKQIIQITDAGVDALQEEYLSYKQIFDLTDEIHFIGRVVSGMGEGRYYTEQNGYISQFKEKLGFIPYPGTLNVEISYIERNKLRLLKEYNAITVDEFRDRDRTFGGVRCFNAEINGVRGAIVLPVRSHYSNILEFISPYYLREKLGLKDGDEVKVIIYLGKRS is encoded by the coding sequence ATGAAGCCTTACATTTTGCAAACATTGAAGGAGCTTGCCTTGCTTGGTGCTACAAGAAATAAGATTGAGGTTTCTTCTCTTGAGTTGGCTAAACAGCTTAAAACAAGTCAGCAGACAGCCTCTCGGTATCTTCTTGAGTTAGATCATAGTGGTTTGATAACTAGGGAGTTCGGTGTGAAGAAGCAGATTATTCAGATCACTGATGCCGGAGTTGATGCTCTTCAGGAGGAGTACCTTAGTTATAAACAGATTTTTGATTTAACAGATGAGATTCATTTCATTGGTAGGGTTGTATCTGGTATGGGTGAGGGCCGGTATTATACTGAGCAGAATGGTTATATTAGTCAATTCAAAGAGAAACTAGGTTTTATACCTTATCCTGGTACTTTGAATGTTGAAATCAGCTACATTGAGCGTAACAAGCTTAGATTATTGAAGGAGTACAATGCTATAACTGTGGATGAGTTTAGGGACAGGGATCGTACTTTTGGTGGTGTTAGATGTTTTAATGCTGAGATAAATGGTGTTAGGGGCGCAATTGTTTTACCAGTGCGTAGTCATTATTCTAATATTTTGGAGTTCATATCACCTTATTATCTACGTGAGAAACTAGGTTTAAAAGATGGTGATGAGGTAAAGGTTATAATTTATCTTGGAAAAAGAAGTTGA